The genomic segment CAAACCTTGACCTGCAGCTCTTTCCTCACTTTCTGCAGGACTTCATGGTGGAGCCCGAGGAAGGCGATCAGTGACGTGGCAGCACTAGCAGTGGTTTCATGGCCCCcgaacagcagctctgtggcagaCTCCTTCAGCTCCTTACACAAAGGATAGAAGAGGCTTAAACCAGGCCTTGAACACAGTACCAGGCCCACTCAACCACTGCAATGCTGTACATCATTCCCAAACTGGAACAGACACCCAGGGGTCTGGATGGAGGTGGTTGGTGGTGCTCACGCTCCCTGTAGACATGTCTCCCCATCCAACAGCCTGACTGCAGCCTCTGCATCCTAGTGCTCAACACTAGCAGGTTTATTTCATGGAGAAAGAGAGCATCTCCTGCTCTCCTTTTTATTATCCACAAGGTAAGTGTGACATTCTTAGGGGGCATGAGAGAAAGAGATTAATCCGGGGGGACCTTACCTGCATGTTGAGCTGCTCGCCGTTACCCTGTGTGTGTtccatcagcagctgcagcGCGTCCTTGTAGCCCCCCTCAGGATCCTTGCGGGCCATCTTGGCACGGATGTTCTCCTCGATCTTGGCATGGATGATGTTGCGTGCCCGCAAGCCCTGACCaagcaggagggagagcaggtTGGGCCTCAGACAGTactgccatccctgcccccGATTCCCGCGCCCTGGCCGCCTATCCTGCTGGCCCGCCGTGAGCCTTACCCGGTAGAGCCCACTGAAGGGCACGTCAATGGGCAGGGAGAAGAGGTTGCGGATCATCTCCTCGAAGGCCTCGACCAGCTGCTGCTCGCCGTCGGGGCTGGCCTGGCGGGGCTGGAAGCCCAGCAGGATTCTCATGGCAATGCGAAACATGAGGCGTTTCACCTCGGGGTACACGAGCAGGCAGGGCCCGGCGGCGCCCAGCCACCGCGCCAGGCAGGCGCTCACCTCCTCCTGGATGACGGGCACGTAGTGCTGCAGGGCGTCCCGGGAGAAGGCCCGCATGATCACCTGCCCGAGGGGACGAGGAGCAACGGGACAGAGGCTCAGCCGCCGCCCCGAGGCGCCGcgcccgctccccgcccgccgTCGGCCCGTACCTTTTTGCGGTGCTTGTGCTGCCCGTTGTGGAGGTTGGAGAGGCAGCCCGAGCCCAGGATGGTCCGCACCGAGGCGGGCCACTGCACGGAGACGAGCCGGTGCTCGCCCAGCAGGATGTGCCGCACGTTCTCGGCGCCCATCACCCGTACCGTGGGCCGCCCAAAGAGGTGAGTCTTGTAGATGAAGCCGTATTTCCTGCGTTTCATCTGCAGGAATTTCCGCCTCTAGACAGGAGATGAGAGGGGGGAAAcgataaaataaattttagaaagTATGAGAGGaagaggcagggagagcagctctttCCCACGGGAGCCTGTCAAAGTTGTcgctcctctccctcccctgcagcccgAGGAGCTCTGGCTCCAGAGGGGCGCCTCTCCGCTCCCCGCGCCATCGCCTGGCCttacctgcagcaccagctgcagcGTCTCCCCGAAGAAGGGGAGCCCCATGGTGCCGGGGGGCAGCGGGAGCGGGCAGCTGGGGTCGCGGCTGCTCACGCAGTACAGGTTCCAGAGCTTGACGGCAGCCAGAAAGAGTagcaggggcagcagaaagGTGCACAGGGCGCTGGCGACCAGGGCGGAGAAGCCCATGACTGGGGAGCGACTCCCGCCCAGCCCCCCGGGAGCTCCGAGTGCGCGGGCTGGGCTCGCCGCGGGCCGCCTTTTATACCCTTCCCAGGTTGCTGCCCACCCCTACCTTGGTCCGATAAATTAGTTCACCCAAAGTTCATCTTTAATTGCGGATTGCGGCCTGGCTCCTCCCCTCGAAATCTTTAACTATTTGCTTTGCGTAGCGCATCCTACCCGCCGCAGACCGCTGCCGGGGAAGGAAAGGTGCTGTCGGGGGCCGGGCTCGCTGACCCTGCACCACGCTCGGTGAGTGGGCTGCGGGACGCCGCCGACAGCTGACAGCCGGTGGTCGGCCACCACCGCCTCCTCGTCTCGGATTTATCGCCGATGCTCGTTCGAGACCAGCGGCTGCAACCAGAAATTCCCGCGCCGGCACCCGGCGGTCCTGCTGTCCGGTCACCTACCCCGCGGCGCTGCCGCCCGGCGCCGATGCGCTCTGCGGAGCTCCTTCGTCCACCCGCCACCGCTGTCGGCTGGGAACGGCGATGTAGCGGCCGGACCCGGGAGACAGCGGGCCGGGACCGTGGGGCAGCCGGAGCGGACGGTGCCCCGTGCTGGGGCAGCCCGGAGAccccctgagcagagctgccgGGGCATCGGCGGAGGAGCCTCCGCTGTCCCCTGGTTCACCTCGAAAGGCATGGCTTGTATTTCTGCCGGCCGTGGAGGAAGGAGCCGCCGGCAGCAGTCCGTCTCAGACTCCCGATGCAGGTTCAAGCGCGGGTCACCGAGGGAAAAGGAGGTGAGCGCGGAAAGGAAACACCAAACTCGCCgttcccagctcctctccccgGGATCCAGTGCCCACCCTCGCCTGAGGCTCTCCGGCATCCCGTCGGGGCTGCCGCGGCCGGGAAGAGGCGCTCGGCACGGCCGGGCACCCCGCCTGCAGCGCGGCGCGGAGGGGCGGGCGGGCACCGGCGCTGCTCTCCGGACGggagcggcggctccgggcggGAGGAGCGGGGCAGCGGGAGCGGGGCAGCGGGAGGGCAGcgctggctggggctgctgctgctgctgctgccggcgCAGGAGCCGCTGGGGAAGGGGCGCCCGGCGCGGACGGCGGCTGCGAAGCGCGGAGCTCTCCGCCGACCACGGTTGCGGCcaatacacttttttttctttaccgTTTTTATCTTTTCCCTCCCTGTTACTTTTGCTTTCTTGTTCCAGACAAGCTCAATAAACGCTGGAAGTTTtgtatgtgtgtctgtgtaggGGAGAGGGAGATGTCgcttttaattattatttttctaacaATCAACGCATCACACGAGACCCGCCCTCCTCTTACGATGCCTTGTTGGAGCGGGGCTGCCCGCCTGCGCAGCCCCTTGCCCAGGAGGGAGCCCCCCGGAGGGTGCTGACTGCCCGGTAGCCCCTCGGGGTTCGCCGCGGGCCCGGCCGGCGctggccgggagcggcggccgcgccCTGACCCGGCGCTCTCCCCTTGCCGGGCGCTGACCTGCTTGTGACCTACAACACGGACCGTGACATCTGCGTGAACCCGGCCGGCAACCGCGCCAAGTTCACTGTCTATCAAAATAACGAGATACGGTGGCCTGAGCACCGATAATTGCCACAGGAAGGCTTTATTATCTTCCCAGCTGTGTATTCCCCAGCCATCGTCTTGAAAAGAATCAAATGGTAAAGAGTGAAAGGGATAATTAAAAACATCTTGGAAGGGGGTCAAGAAATTAACAGCCTAATATGAACAAACTTTGATTACAAGTAACAATTATTACACTTCATTTGTTAAATGCTCGTGTTTATCTGCAAACAAAATCGGTTTAtcagtttctttttgtttctttttttttttttttttttttaaactagattCATGTTACATTTTTCAGCGGGCTTGCTGGCGCTCAGGGTAATTTTTAAGTGCgctgctggaggagccctgaCCTTCCTGCCCGGGGTGCCGGACGCtgcaggcccagccctgcccaagtCCTGCCCGCAGTGAGACCCGGAGTCGCCTGCGGTCTCAGCCAGCCAGTAGCTCCTGCTAATTAACGTTAGTCATTGCCACTTGCAGCCACCATCTACTGATTTCACCTCTGATAGGCAAAAAGATTCACCTTTCAGGACAAGGTCAGGAGGGCCAGAGGCTCTGGTTCACTACACGGTCGACTTGCCAATAGCACTTAACTCAGCCCTGCAGTTCAACTTCTTCCAGATTTGACCTGTCAGGTTTGGGAGCCAGGTTTCTGTCCGAGGTAGCGTGGTGGTCGCTGCAGTGCCCCAGCACGGCCAGGCAAGGGGGATTGGCCAGGGCAAGGCCATCTCTAGCACCCAAGCAGACTGATGATAAGAGTttcaggagcctggagagctccCCAGAGCCTTTCCAAAGGGACATTGTCTTTGTGCCATGTTTTGGCCCTCACAGGGCAAGCTGGTTCTTCACACAGAGCACACGGACACCACCAGGCATGGGGTGCTCTGGAGGGACAAGCAGGATTATTTTCCCACTGCATTCACACAGAATGCATGACAGTGGGGAGTAGAAGTGAAGCTGAAAGAAATTTATACACGTGTTGTTGTGGATCAAGGacctgtgcccagctctgttctcagtACACAAACAACAGGACtcagttaattttattttacatggGAGAGAAATACCCTGTAGGGGTACTCAAAAGCCATCTACAAGGGTGCCCTCAGCACCCACGTTTAGCCTTGGGTATCACCCCCTGGATAGATGCATGGAACTGCTGTCCTGACACttttcctggcagagctgggctgacaGAGGTGACAGTCAGTCTGGCCAGTCAGCCAGCTACCACAGGGCCCTGTGGCACCTTGCAAATGTCCCCTCTGCAATGTGAACAGCATCATCAGGAACAAGGGACTTCGTACCACAAATCAGACACATTCAGAAATGTCAGTTTTCTAAACATTTGTTCCCCAAAGCCCCCTCCCCCTGCGTCAGTCCAATCCCATggcaggctgtggctggggaGGATATCCTGGCGGGACCTCAGAGATGGTTTCATGGCAGACCCCAAACAGCAGCTATGATGTGCAAAAGCACAACATACACAGCTGCTACTAGTGGGTGAATGAGACATATCCTCCTTGTGCCAGCTCTAATGGGAAGTGCATGAATGAGattaaatatttacaataaaaacCACTTTACACCCTATTATTCTAGCTAGAGTTGATGCTGGGTATTGGGCAACTCTGGCTTGTGTtttcctgcagagccctccgcCTCCCTCTTTTTTCATCTAAAAAGCTACAATGTGCAGGATgtttctcctgcctctcctATAACACACCTACAGGAGATAACCCTGGGAGTCTTAGCTGTGGGTCTGGGAGTTTTGCTCTCCATCCCTGGTAGCTGGAG from the Melospiza georgiana isolate bMelGeo1 chromosome 8, bMelGeo1.pri, whole genome shotgun sequence genome contains:
- the LOC131086376 gene encoding cytochrome P450 26A1 is translated as MGFSALVASALCTFLLPLLLFLAAVKLWNLYCVSSRDPSCPLPLPPGTMGLPFFGETLQLVLQRRKFLQMKRRKYGFIYKTHLFGRPTVRVMGAENVRHILLGEHRLVSVQWPASVRTILGSGCLSNLHNGQHKHRKKVIMRAFSRDALQHYVPVIQEEVSACLARWLGAAGPCLLVYPEVKRLMFRIAMRILLGFQPRQASPDGEQQLVEAFEEMIRNLFSLPIDVPFSGLYRGLRARNIIHAKIEENIRAKMARKDPEGGYKDALQLLMEHTQGNGEQLNMQELKESATELLFGGHETTASAATSLIAFLGLHHEVLQKVRKELQVKGLLCSSNQEKQLDMEVLEQLKYTGCVIKETLRLSPPVPGGFRIALKTLELNGYQIPKGWNVIYSICDTHDVADLFTNKEEFNPDRFMSPSPEDSSRFSFIPFGGGLRSCVGKEFAKVLLKIFTVELARSCDWQLLNGPPTMKTGPIVYPVDNLPTKFIGFSGQI